In the Quercus lobata isolate SW786 chromosome 5, ValleyOak3.0 Primary Assembly, whole genome shotgun sequence genome, one interval contains:
- the LOC115991308 gene encoding uncharacterized protein LOC115991308, translating to MFPESDQAGIRVVVRNQAGQGMAALSKRIQKPNSAEIFEALATRRAVQFTLELGFKQSVFEGDSEVIIKALDNEVFSSPSVGHIVKDIWSMSGLLQIKSFSYVRRQGNSVVHALTQRARFSFPVLVWMENVPLDILRFVSSDFPSF from the coding sequence ATGTTTCCAGAATCTGATCAGGCTGGGATTAGGGTGGTGGTTAGAAATCAGGCAGGTCAGGGCATGGCAGCGTTAtcaaaaagaatacaaaaaccCAATTCAGCTGAAATATTTGAGGCGTTGGCAACGCGGAGGGCAGTCCAATTCACCTTGGAGTTAGGATTTAAGCAGTCAGTGTTCGAAGGTGATTCGGAAGTTATCATTAAGGCTCTTGATAATGAAGTTTTTTCGTCGCCTAGTGTTGGTCATATTGTAAAAGACATTTGGTCTATGTCAGGTTTATTACAAATCAAGTCCTTCTCTTATGTAAGGAGGCAAGGCAATTCTGTGGTTCATGCCTTAACCCAAAGAGCAAGGTTTTCTTTTCCTGTATTAGTTTGGATGGAGAATGTTCCACTAGATATTTTGCGTTTTGTTTCTTCTGATTTCccaagcttttaa